The segment TTACTCCATTGAATATTTTAGTGTTTCCACATAAAAAACCGAGATGATAATAATAAGGCCACCATGAATTAATGTTTAATATAGGGAAAATACTTGAAAAAATTATGTGTTATTACTACAAGAACACCTTACCACATTTGCAAGTTGCAAACGAAAGATGAACAATGTTTTCATTTGTGTTAATTTCATTACTCTCCGAGAACTGTTCAAGAATTCTTGAAAGCCAACTAATGAATCTCAGATTGGGATTGGACGATCTCAGAGAAGTCATTCGGCTTCCATGATTCACCACAACAATCCAATTCACATCCTTCGCGTTTtagatgtttttttgtttactcGGTTTGAGGTCTTCATATGGAGTTAATTATTGATAAATTCtatcttcaaatatttttcatctaCAAATAGTGGAAGTCTTTGGACCGGTCAAGAGTTTAAAAGCTCTTACACCAGATTtgggttttaatttttaaatttgcaaTTATAACAAGATTAATGGTGTAAAGATAATCTGAAGTTCTAGAGTACGTACTATTAGCACAAAACTGTTCTCCGAGGTTTTATGTTTTAGAGAGAGTTTGTACATCATGAAGAAGGTAGTACATTGCTTGTTCGTCGTGTATCTAAATTGCAGGAAAAACTGCATTATGGAATCATTGTTTGTAAAAATTGTTTATCATAATCGCATATGTTATATAATCGCATATGTTATAGATAGTTGAAGATTATAATAATTTACAGTGGTGGTGGAAGTAATGGGGTTACTTAcccccattttttttttttttcaacaaagaagcaaaaCTAAACTAAGTAGATTCCTGAGCCGAGAACCATCTCAGAGGAACGGAgtcaacataaaccatagcagAAGGCTGAGTCCTAGCACCTCGTGCTAGCTTATCCGCCATCGTGTTTTGTGCCCccgttttaaattttaatttttttttactaattataACTAGTTTTAATTAATGCTTTCTTCATAACTTTAATTTGTACTCAGTTTTTTCTTCTAAGAAAttaatatcataaataaatattagataGATAGAAATTTGTAGATCAATGGATGAGCCTGCCAACTTTAAAAAGGGGACCAATGTAGCTCTAACTTTCATGGGAAAGTTCCTCTAATCAATAAGATCTGAAAACATAAAATGTCTTTCCAAATTACAATATATTGTACATCAAATTGCATATAATTGAAATAATACAACggcaaaaggaaagaaaaaacatGGATGGTTCATAGCATTAGAGTAAAGTAAGATATATGCATGGTCTTATTTTATTCAGAGAGATAACAAGTTGCTCAAAAGTCTTCTTTGTTGTCTTCGATTTCTTTGACCTGCCAGTCAATTTGCTTAAAGATGACTGATGATGGGATGACATGGTTTTTGTCAAGAATATTGTTGCGATGACTTCCAAGTCAATCAAATTGTTTATTTCCATTATCTGTAAATACAAGATAAATaacaattattaaaataaaataattatttatcattgTTGATTTGCTATTCGTGGTATGTTAACCATttcattttaaacaaaaaagtataatatactAATTcatttatacaatatatatttcagtatagttaagatttaatatattttgcttCCAATAAAATAAGTTCCTGGCCGCCACAAATTATTAAGTTTTAGGTATGGATCGACTATCTACAGTGacgacaaaaataaaatagtctCAAAAACATTGGGCGTAGACAGTTTAATAGTCAACATACTGGATGCAGATTTGCTTTTTCGTAGACTATATAAAACCCCTGAGTAAGCTTATCTTCTCGGCACGAAACCAAATCACCAAAGCAGAAAAAAAGATAGAAAGAGCATATTATACAATAATACCTTTTCTagggagaagaaagaagaaatggTGCAGTCGGTGATCGTGGATCGAAGGTTCTGTGTTCCTGGCCCCGTGGATCTGGTGATGGTGCGGGATAAGATTGCGTCGCAGTACGGTAACTTCGTTATAGGTGACGTTAACGGGAACATGATGTTCCAGGTGAAGAAGCCGGGTTTTGGTCTTCACAAGAAGATGATCTTATTGGATAGTTCTGGATCTCCGGTTTTGACTATGAAAGAAAAGGTCCATAGACTcattaaaaaaacacacacacacacacataactTAAGAGTTCGTATGTTTGTTACTATGTATATAGTCGGGTTTaattaaactaaattaaatttattgcaGTCGATGACCTTGCATAACAGGTGGCAAGTATTTAAAGGTGGGAGTACGGAAGAGTGTGATATGTTGTACACTGTGAAGAGATCGTCGATGATTCAGCGTACGACGAAACTTGAGGTGTTTTTTGGTCAGAACAATGAAGAGAAGACATGCGATTTCAGAGTCAAGGGGACGAATTGGCTCGAACGCTCTTGTGTCGTCTACGCTGGCGTATCTGACGTCATTGTTGCCCAAGTAaactcactcactcactcactctctttcctttcctttttttctttttccacaTTGATCATTCGGGTGGGCCCAGCCTATATCGGATTAATCAATTAGTTTATGCTCTCACATGCCTAAGAgttaatagtatttttttacaTCCGGTTTTGGTTCAGAATTGGTTTAGCACGGTGATATATATGTTGTTGGGGTCGATTTTGGTTTGCTTTGAAATTAACTTCTCTATTCTGGTTATGTTCGGTTTATCAAGAATAAACATATGCTTAGCCTATATGTGAACTGGTAGGTTGACCATGTGTTTATGAATTGTTAGAACAATCAACTTCATAATTGCAACACTTGttaaaccaaaattaacttGCAAAAAATACTTGAATACTCTGGTTGGTAGGTGCTTAAATAGAATGTTGTGTATCTATGTAACAGATGCAGCACAAGAAGCACACGCGGCATACCGCTTTATCGGGAAAGGATAGTTTCTCAGTGACGGTTAATCCAAACGTCGATTATGCCTTCATTGCCTCTCTCGTAGTCCTTTTTGATGTTATTGACCGACAAGAGTCGGCCAAAGGAATCGGCACTGATAATTTCGAGGCTGCCCACGTTGTACATGGTTTATTTCAATGATGGATTTTAAAAGAGTTTAAATCCAACcaaaatctattgttattcaGGCAATGATTCTGAATTATGTTTTAAAGTTCAGTGGTATTGgatcttatatttataaaacactCATCATATATTTTTCAATCCATTGTTATTTAAGATTTCTAATACTTCATTAAAATCCTGTgttattcaaaacaaaataattttgaaaatctttGTAAATGAAGTCATTTGGAATAAATGTCAATGAAATTTCatgaataaaaagttaaaaacaaaattcaaataatattgTAGAGATTTTAGAATTCATATTACTCATACATATTTATTCATAGATTTGATTTCACAATAGTTTTATTAgattgataaaattttatttgttaattacAAATTTGAGGAAAAACACAGGCGGCAATTTTGATTTGTGGACTTTCAAATTTCTCTTTATTTTCCACAATAAAATTGAGATGaacatataaaacaaacaaaaaatataaatccaacTAGAATCAAAATGTATTTGCTTTGTGCTTCTGGGATATCTGATAGAATAAGAACCGTACAAAAAAGATTAACACGACTTATATAAGGATAGCACACACACATTTAGAAACTATCCAAAGTTTTTCTGTTTAAAAATACTTAAGGTGAACCCAAATGTTTAGGTTCGGTATAGCTCGGCCAATTTTAGTTGGGCTACGATAAATAATTAACTCAATTGTATCTATTCTAGACAAATTTTCTCAATTAAATTCATGAGTAAAAGCTAAACAGAAGCACACGAATGACATGATGAGAATCTCCATGACCAAGACCAAGTGATCTCATTGTTTTAAACCAAACCCATTGACAATTGTAGGTCATTTAAGAGCCCATATGTAATAGTATCATTTGGAATTATGGTCTATGCTATGACCTGCCCTAACGGAGACAAATACTATCATGTTCCTCTTTTTTTGCTTCACTTAAATGCTCTCCCTTACTACCAAGGGAAAGTCAATTAATTTGTTTTCTAGTATACACAAAATTTGACGAGTGTTTTCAACAACTGTACGACTTTGTATTTTGGGCATTTGTCAATCACAGTTTTAATGAGTTCTTGGCTCTTTGTAATGATCATTTTGATGATAAATCCAAAAActtttaattaagttatttaaaACCATCCCTTGCAACTTGCAAGATAAAAACAACAGATTTCACTTTTACATCTTTATTCGATATATATATGGCGCAGGACATATTTCTGTAGGTTATATGTTTCGAGATGTTTTTCCAGCACATAATGGGAATAGGTTGGTTGTGTGACTTGTGACTTGTCACATTAACAGAAACATGGAAAATCTCATGTTAAATAGTACTAAACGAAACAGTCATCGTTGGACTcgacttatttttctaaaattcaTCTTGTATTTTGTAATGCTACTTGCATTTTTTAACAACCGTTCTCTTGGTCAAAGTGGTCCACATTAATTTTCTTTGTTGCAACAATAAATCATATGCTAACAGCACACACTAGTACCGAACGGAGTCAGAGGAGGTCATCAAGTACGTGAGTACTTTCGTAAAAGAGAGAGACGTACGGCGTCGTCCCGTACTCCATTTCGTCACTCTCCATAAAACGCCTAACTTCTTCATCGTCCCATATCAGAAAATCATCACCTTCTTCACCACCACCAATCGTGTGATCCCTTTTTACCTCTTCTTTTTCATCTTGGTCACTGCTTGCGATTCTCGGCTCCAGCAAGATGCTCTTAATCTTGTCGAGATCATGTTGTCTAGATGAGATACCTGTGGCGAGCTTGTTCAGGAGACAAGCCGAGCCGGAAGGTGATGAGGTAGGAGAAAATGTAGTTATTGAAGAGCTACCACATTCTTCGTTAGTGATCGTGACGGTGAGGTTATTGATGATAGACTCGTGGGTCATCGGGTCAATTCCTTTCCTCGACAGTCTTTTCTTGAGACAAGAGTTCCAATGGTTCTTGATGTCGTTGTCTGTTCGATTATCCATCTCCTTGGCAATAGCTGCCCACCTTCAATTTTCAACATTTACAACAACAATTAGAACTACTTTTTATAATTAGGAGATTTCGGTGAAAACCAAGACTAATTAATCTCCAAGTCCATAGAAGAGTCGGACATTCTTACAATTCAAAGTGTCCACAATACCAATCTCTAATTGAAACCTCATTATTagtattgtttaaaaaattatgaatagTAAACGTCTATATTTAATTACCGTCATTAGGACtccctttgtttctttttatttgaattgtGCAAACAgattaaacaaatatttaattttatattttaaataaaaatatcatcaaCTATCTAACTAACCattattcaaccaataaaaaaaatat is part of the Brassica rapa cultivar Chiifu-401-42 chromosome A09, CAAS_Brap_v3.01, whole genome shotgun sequence genome and harbors:
- the LOC103842682 gene encoding protein LURP-one-related 15, translated to MVQSVIVDRRFCVPGPVDLVMVRDKIASQYGNFVIGDVNGNMMFQVKKPGFGLHKKMILLDSSGSPVLTMKEKSMTLHNRWQVFKGGSTEECDMLYTVKRSSMIQRTTKLEVFFGQNNEEKTCDFRVKGTNWLERSCVVYAGVSDVIVAQMQHKKHTRHTALSGKDSFSVTVNPNVDYAFIASLVVLFDVIDRQESAKGIGTDNFEAAHVVHGLFQ
- the LOC103842688 gene encoding transcription factor MYB34, whose amino-acid sequence is MNVAVIGLVGLRKMGRKTWVDGDGMKKGEWTAEEDQNLVAYINEHGVSDWRSLPKRAGLQRCGKSCRLRWLNYLRPGIKRGKFTPQEEEEIIKLHAVLGNRWAAIAKEMDNRTDNDIKNHWNSCLKKRLSRKGIDPMTHESIINNLTVTITNEECGSSSITTFSPTSSPSGSACLLNKLATGISSRQHDLDKIKSILLEPRIASSDQDEKEEVKRDHTIGGGEEGDDFLIWDDEEVRRFMESDEMEYGTTPYVSLFYESTHVLDDLL